A stretch of the Medicago truncatula cultivar Jemalong A17 chromosome 5, MtrunA17r5.0-ANR, whole genome shotgun sequence genome encodes the following:
- the LOC11435164 gene encoding uncharacterized protein, translated as MDFELRRAREKIEKEQKERKEKARLKLQKEKKAKEEARIQREAIEAAQRSRRIDAAEAQLKADQQMQENLIVGRGIVFYRLLEAVPYQGSGDKIKLPPSCFTDLSDHGALDKGPMYFQLSLTHKEGSSSTQDTDKEKMGTTHSGVLEFTADEGSVGLPPHVWNNLFSEGCIMESPLIEVRYVWLPKGTYAKLQPERGGFSDLPNHKAILETSLRQHATLSQGDIFTVNYGKLEHKLRVLELKPSSSVSVLETDIEVDIVDPIDFSEQTDQHVLIPTVFGTSQTGTVDEGKFVYYKFSIDNGTWERISSGSSIIEVKLESETNEGDTDLFISRHPLIFPTRHQHEWSSHDIGSKTLILSSKDKNLGSGTYSIGVNGFKGLTKYKLSVLIQDNFNQKLGQQASSSMSSMGLDTEQCRNCKHYIPSRTIALHEAYCSRHNVTCQHEGCGVVLRIEESKNHIHCGRCGQAFQQAELEKHMKVFHEPLQCPCGIVLEKEKMVEHQASVCPLRLISCRFCGDMVPAGSSAMDVRDRLRGLSEHESVCGSRTAPCDSCGRSVMLKEMDIHQIAVHQKG; from the exons ATGGATTTTGAACTGAGAAGAGCGAGAGAGAAGATAGAGAAAGAACAAAAGGAACGAAAGGAAAAAGCAAGATTGAAACtccaaaaggaaaagaaagcGAAAGAAGAAGCTCGTATTCAAAGAGAAGCCATTGAAGCTGCTCAAAGATCTCGTCGTATTGATGCCGCTGAAGCTCAACTCAAG GCTGACCAGCAGATGCAAGAAAACCTAATTGTTGGGAGGGGAATTGTTTTTTATCGTTTACTGGAAGCTGTACCTTATCAAGGTAGTGGAGATAAGATCAAACTGCCTCCTTCTTGTTTTACAGACTTGTCTGATCATGGTGCGCTTGATAAGGGACCGATGTACTTTCAGTTATCGTTGACTCACAAGGAGGGATCTTCAAGCACTCAAGATACTGACAAAGAGAAAATGGGAACAACCCATTCAGGAGTTTTAGAATTCACTGCTGATGAAGGTTCAGTGGGTCTTCCTCCTCATGTATGGAATAATTTGTTTTCTGAAGGTTGTATTATGGAATCTCCATTGATTGAAGTCCGCTATGTTTGGCTTCCAAAAGGGACTTATGCAAAACTTCAACCTGAAAGAGGAGGATTTTCTGATTTACCAAACCATAAAGCTATCCTCGAAACAAGTCTTCGGCAGCATGCTACTCTTTCTCAAGGCGACATTTTCACAGTAAATTATGGAAAACTTGAACACAAATTAAGGGTGCTTGAGTTAAAACCTTCATCAAGTGTATCTGTGTTAGAAACAGATATCGAAGTTGACATAGTTGATCCTATTGATTTCTCAGAACAGACTGATCAACATGTTTTAATTCCAACTGTATTTGGAACTTCACAGACCGGTACAGTAGATGAAGGAAAGTTTGTGTACTACAAATTTTCAATTGACAATGGGACCTGGGAGAGAATTTCTAGTGGGAGTTCTATTATTGAGGTAAAATTAGAATCAGAGACAAACGAAGGTGACACTGATCTCTTCATTTCTAGACACCCTCTCATATTTCCTACACGACACCAGCATGAGTGGTCTTCTCATGATATTGGATCAAAGACTTTGATTCTCAGCTCTAAGGATAAAAACTTAGGTTCGGGGACTTACAGCATTGGTGTAAACGGATTTAAAGGACTGACCAAGTACAAACTATCAGTCTTAATCCAAGATAATTTCAACCAAAAACTGGGTCAGCAAGCATCATCTTCCATGTCATCAATGGGGTTGGATACTGAACAATGTAGGAATTGCAAGCATTACATACCCTCTAGGACTATTGCACTACATGAAGCTTACTGTAGCAGGCATAACGTTACCTGTCAGCATGAAGGTTGTGGAGTTGTTCTTAGAATTGAGGAGTCCAAAAATCACATTCACTGTGGCAGGTGTGGTCAAGCTTTCCAGCAGGCAGAATTGGAAAAGCATATGAAAGTTTTTCACGAGCCACTTCAGTGCCCTTGCGGAATAGTacttgagaaagagaaaatg gTGGAACATCAAGCATCAGTTTGCCCGTTGCGGCTAATTTCTTGCCGTTTTTGTGGTGATATGGTTCCAGCTGGAAGCTCTGCAATGGACGTCCGTGACAGATTAAGAGGATTGTCAGAGCATGAGAGTGTTTGTGGGTCAAGGACCGCACCCTGTGATTCTTGTGGACGTTCAGTGATGTTGAAGGAGATGGATATACATCAGATTGCTGTTCATCAGAAAGGCTAA
- the LOC11424521 gene encoding UPF0481 protein At3g47200: MEFEMNWVDQINNEIKSNGPSTSDEMELWKKHSIYKIPSRVTALNKKAYKPQAISFGPYHYGEEHLMAMEEHKHRALLHFLRRCEKPIELLFQKIDQVVLELRDSYKPLDPIWILDKPKFVQMMILDGCFILEILRANDCVLDDYAENDPVFGEHGKFYVLPYIKRDMLMLENQIPMLVLRTLIQAETGMEQEDDHELLNEKIVKLLNPSTPLIQSLGKCMHILDVFRKSLIQEGPSHPTRMPKATKRNWLTLEAGEEIIRSAVELHEAGIRFKISKTWSLKDVSFDRGVLRLPTLVIDDTTEYMLLNLIALERLHVGAGNEVTSFIFFMDTIIDSNVDVALLNRSGIIINALGSDKVVSKLFNSLSKDITVDRHGVLDVVRMSMSDYCKKPWKRWRANLIQTYFRNPWAIVSLVAAIFLFALTIVQTVYSVKQYYQSPSPAKSPILPVTPRFPRLP; this comes from the exons atggaatttgaaatgaattggGTGGATCAAATCAATAACGAAATAAAGAGCAATGGTCCTTCAACATCTGATGAGATGGAACTATGGAAGAAACATTCAATTTACAAAATACCTTCAAGAGTAACTGCACTAAACAAAAAAGCCTACAAACCACAAGCAATTTCATTTGGTCCTTATCATTATGGGGAGGAACATTTGATGGCTATGGAAGAACACAAGCATAGAGCTCTTCTTCATTTCTTAAGGAGGTGTGAAAAGCCTATTGAGTTGTTATTCCAAAAAATTGATCAAGTGGTTCTAGAGTTGAGAGATTCGTACAAGCCACTTGATCCAATTTGGATATTGGACAAACCAAAGTTTGTTCAAATGATGATTCTTGATGGTTGTTTTATTTTGGAGATTTTGAGAGCTAATGATTGTGTTTTGGATGATTATGCTGAGAATGATCCTGTCTTTGGCGAACATGGGAAATTTTATGTTTTGCCTTATATTAAGCGTGATATGCTTATGCTCGAAAATCAAATACCTATGTTGGTTCTTCGTACATTGATTCAAGCTGAAACCGGCATGGAGCAG GAAGATGATCATGAGTTGTTGAATGAGAAAATCGTAAAGTTATTAAACCCTAGCACACCTTTAATTCAAAGCTTGGGAAAATGCATGCACATATTGGATGTGTTCAGAAAAAGCCTAATTCAAGAAGGACCAAGCCACCCAACACGCATGCCCAAAGCAACAAAAAGAAATTGGTTAACTTTAGAGGCAGGAGAAGAGATTATTCGATCTGCAGTAGAGCTTCACGAGGCTGGAATCCGATTCAAGATAAGCAAAACGTGGAGCCTAAAAGATGTTTCATTCGATCGAGGTGTTCTTAGGCTCCCAACATTGGTGATTGACGACACCACAGAATACATGCTCCTTAATCTCATTGCACTCGAGCGACTCCATGTTGGAGCAG GTAACGAGGTAACATCGTTTATATTCTTTATGGACACCATCATCGACAGTAACGTGGATGTTGCACTTCTTAACCGAAGTGGGATCATAATCAATGCTCTTGGAAGCGATAAAGTTGTTTCCAAATTGTTTAACTCGTTGTCTAAAGACATAACAGTGGATCGTCATGGAGTACTTGATGTGGTGAGGATGAGTATGAGTGATTACTGCAAGAAACCGTGGAAAAGATGGCGTGCTAATCTCATTCAAACTTATTTTAGAAACCCGTGGGCTATTGTCTCTCTTGTTGCTGCTATTTTCCTTTTTGCTTTAACTATTGTTCAAACTGTATACTCAGTTAAACAATATTATCAAAGTCCAAGCCCTGCTAAGTCACCTATTTTACCAGTTACTCCAAGGTTTCCCCGTCTTCCATAA
- the LOC11424520 gene encoding uncharacterized protein, which translates to MGGSVDPSILSRKRKRNEEVAELEETIFIVFSVVTVLLGAIAWYHNKCIDLEEPSSATKKKVLCTRAKKRDEERTINSIMRDVAESLKDLLQVTKKRMEGNSQEMVQEVLNEMKMIIDIDDTIRYKAINWLIENPNRLAILKALPLIKKKDFLLASMS; encoded by the coding sequence ATGGGTGGTAGTGTAGATCCTTCAATACTTTCAAGAAAACGTAAAAGAAATGAAGAGGTGGCAGAGCTCGAGGAAACAATCTTCATTGTTTTTAGTGTTGTTACTGTGCTATTGGGTGCAATAGCTTGGTATCACAACAAATGTATTGATTTAGAGGAACCAAGCTCcgcaacaaagaaaaaagtacTATGTACTCGTGCTAAGAAGAGAGACGAAGAGAGGACAATCAATTCTATTATGAGAGATGTGGCTGAGTCATTGAAAGACCTTCTACAAGTTACTAAAAAGAGGATGGAAGGAAATTCTCAAGAAATGGTGCAAGAAGTGTTGAATGAAATGAAGATGATTATTGATATTGATGATACTATACGTTATAAAGCAATCAATTGGTTGATTGAAAATCCAAACAGATTGGCGATTCTCAAAGCTCTTCCGTTGATTAAGAAGAAGGATTTCCTCTTGGCTTCCATGTCTTGA
- the LOC11432869 gene encoding lysM domain receptor-like kinase 3 — MKLKNGLLLFFMFLECVFSKVESKCVKGCDVALASYHVMLPFTYQNITSFMQSKIVSVSSLSDVIISYNKGKVSKNGNLFAFSRVNIPFPCECIGGDFLGHVFEYSAKEGDTYDLIANSYYASLTTVELLKKFNSYDQDHIPAKAKVNVTVNCSCGNSQISKDYGLFITYPLRTDDTLQKIANQSNLDEGLIQSYNSGVNFSNGSGIVFIPGRDQNGDYVPLYPRSGLAKGATVGIIIAGIFGLLLLVIYIYVRYFKKKEEEKTKLAEALSTQDGSAEYETSGSSVHATVFTGIMVAKSTEFSYQELAKATNNFSLDNKIGQGGFGAVYYAELRGEKTAIKKMDVQASSEFLCELKVLTHVHHLNLVRLIGYCVEGSLFLVYEHIDNGNLGQYLHGTGKEPLPWSSRVEIALDSARGLEYIHEHTVPMYIHRDVKSANILIDKNLRGKVADFGLTKLLEVGNSTLQTRLVGTFGYMPPEYAQYGDVSPKIDVYAFGVVLFELISAKNAVLKTGEFVAESRGLVALFEEALNQTDPLESLRKLVDPRLREDYPIDSVLKMAQLGRECTKDNPLLRPSMRSIVVSLMSLLSPSEDCDGDTSDENQTIINLLSVR, encoded by the exons ATGAAACTAAAAAATGGTTTACTATTGTTCTTTATGTTTCTGGAATGTGTTTTTTCCAAAGTAGAGTCCAAGTGTGTGAAGGGGTGTGATGTAGCCTTAGCTTCCTACCATGTCATGCTTCCATTTACGTACCAAAACATAACAAGCTTTATGCAATCAAAGATTGTGTCAGTGTCTAGTTTGTCTGATGTTATAATAAGCTACAATAAAGGCAAAGTATCCAAAAATGGCAATCTTTTTGCCTTTTCTAGAGTCAACATTCCATTCCCATGTGAATGTATTGGAGGTGATTTTCTGGGACATGTATTTGAATACTCAGCAAAAGAAGGAGATACTTATGATTTGATTGCCAATTCTTATTATGCAAGTTTGACTACAGTTGAGCTTTTGAAAAAGTTCAATAGTTATGATCAAGATCATATACCTGCTAAGGCTAAGGTTAATGTAACTGTCAATTGTTCTTGTGGGAACAGCCAGATTTCAAAAGATTATGGCTTGTTTATTACCTATCCACTCAGAACTGATGATACTCTTCAGAAGATTGCAAACCAATCTAATCTTGATGAAGGGTTGATACAGAGTTACAATTCTGGTGTCAATTTCAGCAATGGAAGTGGGATAGTGTTCATTCCAGGAAGAG atCAAAATGGAGATTATGTTCCCTTGTATCCTAG ATCAG GTCTTGCTAAGGGTGCAACTGTGGGTATAATAATAGCAGGAATATTTGGACTTCTATTATTAGTTATCTATATATATGTCAGATACTTcaaaaagaaggaagaagagaaaaCTAAACTGGCTGAAGCACTTTCAACTCAAGATG GTAGTGCAGAGTATGAAACTTCAGGATCCAGTGTGCATGCTACTGTATTTACAGGCATTATGGTGGCAAAGTCAACAGAGTTTTCATATCAAGAACTAGCAAAGGCGACAAATAATTTCAGCTTGGATAATAAAATTGGTCAAGGTGGATTTGGAGCTGTCTATTATGCAGAACTTAGAGGCGAG AAAACAGCAATTAAGAAGATGGATGTGCAAGCATCGTCAGAATTTCTTTGTGAGTTGAAGGTCTTAACACATGTTCATCACTTGAATCTG GTGCGGTTGATTGGATATTGCGTTGAAGGATCACTTTTCCTTGTATATGAACACATTGATAATGGAAACTTGGGTCAATATTTGCATGGTACAg GTAAAGAACCATTGCCATGGTCTAGTAGAGTGGAAATTGCTCTAGATTCAGCAAGAGGCCTTGAATACATTCATGAACATACTGTGCCTATGTATATCCATCGTGATGTAAAATCAGCAAATATATTGATAGACAAAAACTTACGTGGAAAG GTTGCAGATTTTGGCTTGACCAAACTTCTTGAAGTTGGAAACTCCACACTTCAGACTCGTCTTGTCGGAACATTTGGATACATGCCACCAGA ATATGCTCAATATGGTGATGTTTCTCCAAAAATAGATGTTTATGCTTTTGGAGTTGTTCTTTTTGAACTTATTTCTGCAAAGAATGCTGTTCTGAAGACAGGTGAATTCGTTGCTGAATCAAGGGGTCTTGTAGCCTTG TTTGAAGAAGCACTTAATCAGACTGATCCTTTAGAAAGTCTTCGCAAACTGGTGGATCCTAGACTTAGAGAAGACTATCCAATTGATTCTGTTCTAAAG ATGGCACAACTTGGAAGAGAATGTACAAAAGACAATCCACTACTACGTCCAAGTATGAGATCTATAGTTGTTTCTCTTATGTCACTCTTATCACCTAGTGAAGATTGTGATGGTGACACTTCCGATGAAAATCAAACTATCATAAATCTCTTGTCAGTGAGATGA